A genomic region of Manihot esculenta cultivar AM560-2 chromosome 15, M.esculenta_v8, whole genome shotgun sequence contains the following coding sequences:
- the LOC110601902 gene encoding septum-promoting GTP-binding protein 1 yields the protein MAKIVREKMTQLYRKINVHVNIKWSILERVSVFRQFFQFIWDRILACSIGKPVRYRRLTRRPSSPPPEAIEAGGLESSEESTAMFSGYNTDSDLVTLKISLLGDCQIGKTSFVIKYVGDEQEKKSLEMTGLNLMDKTLLVQGARITFSIWDVGGDSNSLDHVPLACKDAVAILFMFDLTSRCTLNSVTEWYNQARKWNQTAIPILIGTKFDDFVRLPHNLQWTIVTQARAYAKAMKATLFFSSAKHNINVNKIFKFIMAKLFNLPWSVERNLTIGEPIIDF from the exons ATGGCCAAGATCGTTCGTGAGAAGATGACACAGCTTTATCGGAAGATCAATGTTCATGTAAATATCAAGTGGAGTATACTCGAGCGAGTATCTGTTTTTAGACagttttttcagtttatttgggATAGGATTCTTGCTTGCTCTATAGGGAAGCCTGTTAGGTATCGCCGGCTGACTCGCCGGCCTTCTTCTCCGCCACCGGAGGCTATTGAAGCCGGTGGGTTGGAGTCATCGGAGGAATCCACCGCCATGTTTAGCGGGTATAACACGGATTCAGATTTAGTCACTTTGAAGATTAGTTTGTTGGGAGATTGCCAAATTGGAAAAACAAGCTTTGTA ATCAAGTATGTGGGAGATGAGCAGGAAAAGAAAAGCTTGGAGATGACAGGATTGAATTTAATGGATAAAACATTATTGGTTCAAGGTGCCAGGATTACATTTAGCATATGGGATGTAGGAG GGGACAGCAACTCACTTGATCATGTTCCTCTTGCCTGTAAAGATGCAGTAGCAATTTTGTTCATGTTTGATCTTACTAGTAGGTGTACTCTTAAcag tgttacagaatggtataaTCAAGCCAGAAAATGGAATCAG ACAGCAATTCCCATATTAATTGGGACCAAATTTGATGATTTCGTCCGGCTTCCTCACAATTTGCAATGGACAATAGTGACTCAG GCTAGGGCATATGCAAAGGCAATGAAGGCGACCCTTTTCTTTTCAAGTGCTAAACATAATATAAATGTGAACAAGATTTTCAAATTCATAATGGCAAAGCTATTCAACCTGCCTTGGTCGGTAGAGAGAAACTTGACAATTGGAGAACCCATCATCGACTTCTGA